In Conger conger chromosome 12, fConCon1.1, whole genome shotgun sequence, one DNA window encodes the following:
- the ska1 gene encoding spindle and kinetochore-associated protein 1 yields the protein MMDSSELAELCQQINDKIFATRTILELRTVANEEDKQNILVKMGKDIFAINGLLDTLETHVFQQQDLLNGLKELEEFFQEDLHDGYHLRDNMPLHMPRKGLQTANTLTQSQQDQVHHVEEQNLQKKPTRPQIREMVYITTEEFESIPQYMKGRMTYSQLNAAVQSINTAVKEKYSIVQQPAKTLTNVTRRLHQRFKDEETKDTKGHFFVVEADIQEFTQLKLDKRFKGMLSMLRHCHRLRELRGAGLTRYILL from the exons atgATGGACTCTTCTGAGCTGGCAGAACTGTGCCagcaaataaatgacaaaatatttgcCACCAGAACCATCTTGGAACTGCGCACAGTAG CAAACGAAGAGGATAAGCAGAACATTTTGGTGAAGATGGGAAAGGATATCTTTGCCATAAATGGACTCCTTGATACGCTTGAAACGCATGTTTTTCAACAACAAGACCTGCTGAATGGCTTGAAG GAGCTTGAGGAGTTCTTCCAGGAAGACTTGCACGATGGATATCATCTCCGTGACAACATGCCCCTGCATATGCCAAGGAAGGGTCTTCAAACTGCCAA TACTTTAACCCAGAGCCAGCAGGATCAGGTCCATCATGTCGAGGAGCAGAACCTGCAGAAGAAACCCACTCGCCCCCAGATCCGTGAAATGGTGTACATCACCACTGAGGAGTTTGAAAGCATTCCACA ATACATGAAGGGTCGTATGACATACAGCCAACTTAATGCAGCAGTACAGAGCATCAACACCGCTGTGAAGGAGAAATACAGCATCGTGCAGCAGCCAGCCAAGACCCTGACTAATGTCACTCGCAGGCTTCACCAGCGCTTTAAAGACGAGGAGACCAAGGACACCAAGG gtcACTTTTTCGTGGTGGAGGCAGACATTCAGGAGTTCACGCAGCTGAAGTTGGACAAGCGCTTTAAGGGCATGCTGAGCATGCTGCGGCACTGTCACCGTCTGCGTGAGCTGCGGGGAGCTGGCCTCACCCGCTACATCCTGCTGTGA
- the tert gene encoding telomerase reverse transcriptase, translating to MVDCDLSRVLCILRSVYPVVLTIEEFSQSIVFKDGKKAVLIQPSDSNYIKTSARKVFICTDKLLHQRVASTQQISTLSELLAFVLNSAKKKNKSNVLCHGYALWEHEYREADQLRFQGELTQSAAFINSSNFWKIVNQRLGTDATRYLLESCAVFMAVPPSCLFQVCGVPFYSCLAMETPSAFHLVNQRSKLLPTLLPYRTGHVSSHTQKGRAVRACDRRRMRRRKRVLWKRKGSKEKEDGENEGEASDIGPVPKRVRNQSTVNGQRAEACWKGTAEQQEVGPCWRGEASNPHTPSHSFICTRGLMYGGRGLKGFLLNRKLKGGAEGSKRLGGPDLMRLIFFDRLPCWSNHDGPPKKLPKRFHGMVDTFNQFLLRHKRFSYMGLLQKACPVAVGRAEDLSSLLALHCSPFRVYCFVRQCLCWVVPEELWGCAHNRVHFLSRVKAFLSMGRFDRLSLSELMWKMKVKECNWLKISKTGRVLASEHRYRERLLGRFLAWLLKGYVVGLVRALFYVTESGGQKNILRFYRSKVWNRLQQLGFSKLLTKGQWEPLTAEQGSALPKTTVVSCLRCIPKQDGLRPIVRVVRMDAQARWFQARVKDLHAVLRVCVEERPSWLGATVFGVQDIHRVLGQFAAAQKDNPQPLYFVKMDVSGAYDSLPHDKLMEVVCEVLSPVLDEVFSVRRYAQVWADSSQTLRKVFRRQAKTLANTELSMKEFVMGLQRERKIHSAILVEQNFSSNICGRDVLEFFKEMLSNYIIQFGKEMFRQCRGIPQGSVVSALLCCLCYGHMENALLRPLVDGGGCLMRLIDDFLLITPDLGKAQTFLTTLQGGVAEYGCFVNPQKVAVNFPLEDGYPDVQVLPSRSLFPWCGLLVDTSTLDVYTDYSSYAGLSLRSSLTLGSTPHAGQQMKRKLLSVLRLKCRAILLDLKMNSQKAVCQNVYKVVLLQAFRFHACAQNLPFGQKVKKNPRFFLLMIWEMAKVTSLLLRQSNHGVHLPVDLCYEAVKLMYCVSFLYVMARHKCLYKRLHSHLQKCKVHLERKLGGLKLALVQRTFMPVIPEDFKLINV from the exons ATGGTAGACTGCGACCTGTCACGCGTGCTTTGTATTCTGCGATCAGTTTATCCTGTTGTGCTGACCATCGAGGAGTTTTCGCAAAGCATAGTGTTCAAAGATGGAAAGAAAGCTGTTTTAATTCAGCCATCTGACAGCAACTACATCAAAACATCAGCAAgaaaagtatttatttgtacAGACAAATTGTTGCACCAACGGGTGGCAAGCACACAACAA ATCTCAACACTGTCGGAGCTGCTGGCCTTTGTGTTGAACAGCGCTAAGAAGAAGAACAAGAGCAATGTTCTGTGTCATGGATATGCCCTGTGGGAGCACGAGTACAGGGAAGCCGACCAGTTGCGCTTCCAGGGAGAGCTCACGCAAAGCGCCGCCTTCATCAACAGCAGCAACTTCTGGAAGATTGTTAATCAGAGACTGGGCACAGACGCCACGAGGTACCTGTTGGAGAGCTGCGCTGTGTTCATGGCGGTGCCCCCCTCCTGCCTGTTTCAGGTGTGTGGGGTGCCCTTCTACAGCTGCCTCGCCATGGAAACTCCTTCAGCATTCCATTTGGTCAACCAGAGATCTAAGTTGCTGCCAACACTGCTCCCGTACAGAACAGGTCATGTGAGTAGTCACACACAGAAGGGGAGGGCTGTCAGAGCCTGTGataggaggaggatgaggaggaggaagagggtgcTGTGGAAACGGAAAGGCAGTAAAGAGAAAGAGGATGGGGAGAATGAGGGCGAGGCGTCAGACATTGGGCCAGTGCCGAAACGGGTGAGAAACCAGAGCACGGTAAACGGACAGAGGGCCGAGGCTTGCTGGAAAGGGACCGCTGAACAGCAGGAGGTGGGTCCATGTTGGAGGGGGGAAGCATCTAACCCCCATACCCCTTCCCACAGTTTCATCTGCACCCGTGGCCTGATGTACGGGGGGAGGGGCCTGAAGGGCTTCCTACTCAACAGGAAGCTGAAGGGAGGAGCTGAGGGTTCAAAGCGCCTGGGAGGCCCAGACCTGATGCGGCTCATCTTCTTCGACAGGTTGCCTTGCTGGAGCAATCACGATGGGCCTCCAAAGAAACTGCCCAAACGCTTCCACGGCATGGTGGACACCTTCAACCAGTTCCTCCTTCGACACAAGAGGTTTTCTTACATGGGCCTTCTGCAGAAAGCCTGCCCCGTGGCTGTCGGGCGAGCGGAAGACCTGAGCAGTCTACTGGCTCTGCACTGTTCGCCCTTCAGGGTTTACTGCTTTGTCCGGCAGTGCCTCTGCTGGGTGGTTCCTGAGGAGCTGTGGGGCTGTGCCCACAACCGGGTTCACTTCCTGTCTCGTGTGAAGGCCTTCCTGTCCATGGGCAGGTTTGACcgactctccctctctgaacTGATGTGGAAGATGAAGGTGAAAGAGTGTAACTGGCTCAAGATCAGTAAAACGG gccgTGTGTTGGCGAGTGAGCACCGGTACCGGGAGAGGCTGCTGGGTCGGTTTCTGGCCTGGCTGCTGAAGGGGTACGTCGTGGGTCTGGTCCGGGCCCTGTTCTATGTCACGGAGAGCGGTGGCCAGAAGAACATCTTGCGCTTCTACAGGTCCAAGGTCTGgaacaggctacagcagctgggCTTCAG CAAGCTGCTTACAAAAGGGCAGTGGGAACCCCTGACTGCGGAGCAGGGGTCGGCCCTCCCCAAAACCACAGTAGTGTCCTGTCTGCGCTGCATCCCCAAGCAGGACGGCCTGAGGCCTATCGTCAGGGTTGTGAGGATGGATGCACAGGCACGG tggttcCAGGCTCGTGTGAAGGACCTGCATGCCGTTCtgcgggtgtgtgttgaggaaaGACCCTCCTGGCTGGGAGCCACGGTGTTTGGGGTTCAGGACATACACAGGGTCCTGGGTCAGTTTGCGGCAGCACAGAAGGATAATCCCCAACCTCTTTATTTTGTGAAG ATGGATGTGAGTGGGGCCTATGACAGCCTGCCCCATGACAAGTTAATGGAGGTGGTGTGTGAGGTCCTGTCTCCGGTCCTGGATGAGGTGTTCTCAGTGCGCCGCTATGCCCAGGTGTGGGCAGATTCCAGCCAGACTTTGAGGAAGGTCTTCCGCCGTCAG GCAAAAACACTGGCCAACACGGAGCTGTCCATGAAGGAATTTGTGATGGGCCTTCAGAGGGAGCGGAAGATTCACAGTGCCATATTGGTGGAACAG AATTTCTCATCAAACATATGTGGCAGAGACGTCCTGGAATTCTTCAAAGAGATGCTCTCGAACTACATCATTCAGTTTGGAAAGGA AATGTTCCGGCAGTGCCGTGGGATCCCACAAGGGTCGGTGGTGTCTGCACTGCTGTGCTGCTTGTGCTACGGGCACATGGAGAACGCTCTCCTGAGACCTCTGGTGGATGGAGGAGG GTGCTTAATGAGGTTGATCGACGATTTCCTGCTCATCACTCCTGATCTCGGGAAAGCACAGACCTTCCTCAC GACTCTGCAAGGGGGTGTGGCGGAATACGGTTGTTTTGTTAACCCTCAGAAGGTGGCAGTAAATTTTCCCCTGGAGGACGGCTACCCAGATGTCCAGGTGCTTCCCTCCAGATCCTTGTTTCCGTGGTGCGGCCTCTTGGTGGACACTTCCACTCTGGACGTCTACACTGACTACTCCAG TTATGCTGGCCTATCACTGCGCAGTAGCCTGACCCTTGGCTCCACCCCACACGCCGGGCAGCAGATGAAGAGGAAGCTTCTGTCGGTCCTCAGACTTAAGTGTCGTGCCATTCTCCTTGATTTGAAG ATGAACTCCCAGAAGGCCGTGTGTCAAAATGTTTACAAGGTTGTACTGCTCCAGGCCTTCAG ATTTCATGCATGTGCCCAGAACCTGCCCTTTGGTCAGAAAGTGAAGAAAAATCCTCGCTTCTTTTTGCTTATGATATGGGAGATGGCCAAGGTCACCAGCCTGCTCCTCAGGCAGAGCAACCATG gAGTACACCTACCCGTGGACCTCTGCTATGAAGCAGTGAAGCTAATGTACTGCGTTTCCTTCCTCTATGTTATGGCCCGTCATAAGTGCCTCTACAAGCGCCTCCACTCACACCTTCAGAAGT GCAAGGTCCACTTGGAGAGGAAGCTTGGAGGCCTGAAACTAGCCCTTGTCCAACGTACATTCATGCCTGTAATCCCTGAAGACTTCAAACTCATTAATGTGTAG